The Janthinobacterium tructae genome contains the following window.
GCCGGGTCTGGTGGAAGAACATATCCTCGGTGATGCTCAGGATTGCCTGCTGGCCGCCGGTGCGCCCGATGCTGCCGGCATGCGCACGGTCGCCGTGGCGCAGCGCGCCTGGGCCGGGGTACTCGTGAAGGCTTTGCTGGCGCAGGGCGCGAGCAAGGTGGTGCTGCTGCCATCGCAGCTGTGCCTGCCCTTGCAGCCTGGCAGCGTGACGGCCTCCTTGCAGGCGGCCGGCGACGGCCTGGAACTGGCCTTGCGCCAGGCGCCGCAAGAGGGGTTGGGCCTGGTCTTGCCGGCTCAGCTGCAGCAGGCGCTGCTGACGACGCGCGCGTTTGCCGGCGACGTGCCCCTGACGGTCTACGTGGCGCAGGCCGAGCTGGCGCAATATCAACAGCTCGCTGCCGGCATGGATGGCGTGACGCTGGAGAGTGACCATTGGGCGCACTGGATCGCCGGCGCCAAGGGGGCGGGGCTGGACCTGGCGCCCGCGCTGGGCACGGCCACGGGATCGGCCACCGAATGGCGCCGCTGGCGCTGGCCGCTGCGCCTGGCGCTGCTGGCCGTGATCGTCAACCTGGCCGGCATGAATATCGAATGGATGCGCTTGAAGCGCGAGGCCGCCACCGTGCGCACCTCGATGCAACAAACCTTCAAGGCCGCGTATCCGAATGAAGCGCCCGTGTATGGCCTGGAAGCGGAGCAGATGCGGCGCAATATCGCCGCCGCCCGCCTGCAAAGCGGGCAGGCCAGCATGGATGACTTCACCAGCATGAGCGCAGCGCTGGGTGAGGCCTTGGGTGGGCTGGCCGGGCGCGGCGTGGTGGCGTCACTGGAATATCGCGAGCGCAGCCTGATCGTCACGCTGAAACCGGACATGGTCGACGCCAGCGTCCAGGCGCAGGTGCGCGATGGCCTGGCCGCGCGCAAGCTGGCCTTGAATGAAACGGCGCCGGGCGTGTGGAAGATCACGCCGGCCACGGGAGCAAAAGCATGAGTGCAGCAGTCAACCAGGCGCGCGCCGCATTGACGCGGCAGCAGCAGGCCGTGCAAGCCTTTTGGGCGGAACGCACGCAGCAGGAGCGCAAGCTGCTGGCCATCGGCGGTGTGGTGGCGGGGCTGGCCCTCGTCTACGCGGTGTTTTTCGAGCCAGCCTGGACGGGCCGCATCGCCTTGCAAAAGAGCTTGCCCGAGCTGCGCCAGAACGCGGCCCAGCTGCAGGCGCTGGCACGCGAGGCGGGCGAACTGGCGCGCCAGGCGCCCGTGCAGGTCGCTCCCATGAGCCGTGACAGCATAGACGCGTCGCTGAAAGCACGCGGCCTGGCGCCGCAATCGCTGTCGCTGACGGGTGAGTACGCGCGCGTGCAGTTGAACGGCGTGCCGTTTGCCAGCGTCATGCTGTGGCTGGACGGCTTGCGCCGCGAAGGCCGCGTGGCGGTGCAGGAAGCGAAGATCACGGCGCAGGGCAAGGCGGGGCTGGTCGATGCCAGCCTGACCCTGCACCAGAGTCCGGGCGCGGCACGATGAGGCGCTTGCTTGGCTGGCTGCTGGCCATCATCGTCAGCGTCTGCGTCACCCTGCTGGTATTTTTTCCGGCCGGCTGGGTTGCCGGCATCGTGGAAAAGCAGACGGGCGGACGTTTGACCTTGGGCGACGCGCAAGGTACCCTGTGGCGCGGCTCGGCCTTTATCGGCGGGGCGGCCAGCGCGAATGGCGCCGTGACGCCGCTGCTGCCGGGGCGCTTCAACTGGCGCATTTCGCCCTCGGTGCTGTGGGGATCGGCGGACGTGGAATTGCAAAACCCGCAGGCGCTGTCGCAGCCGGTGAACCTGCGCGGTTCGTGGTCGCACTGGCAGGTCAGCCCGGCGGCCCTGCTGCTGCCGGCCGATGGCCTCGGCGGCCTCGGCGCACCGTTGAATACCGTGGCGCCAACGGGCAGCATGCGCCTGTCGTGGAGCACCCTGCAGCTGGCCCTGGAGCAGCGGCAGTTTTCCGCCGTCGGCCGCACCACCTTGCAGATGACGGACATGGCGTCGCGCCTGTCGTCCTTGCGTCCGCTGGGCAGCTACGAGCTCGATTTCGATTGGCAGGGGCAGCAGGCGACGTTGACCTTGCGCTCCATCAAGGGACCGCTGCTGCTCGACGGCAGCGGCAGCCTGCAACAGGGGCGCATGCAGTTTTCCGGCCAGGCCCAGGCCGCAGCAGGATATGAAGAGACCTTGGCGAGTTTGTTGAATTTGCTGGGACAGCGCCGTAGCAATAGCGAAAAAAACATCATCGCCTTAGAGTTCAGACAATGAAAAAACCATCCGTGAGCCCCCATACCTTCTCCTTGTCGCTGCGCCGCCTGTCGGCCGCCGCCTTGCTGTGCTGTTCCGTGGCCGGCATGCCGGCACCCGCCTGGGCCGCGCCCGGCGATGAAGCGGCGCTCAATTTCGTCGGCGCCGACATCGAGTCGGTGATCAAGGCCGTGGGCCATTACACCAACATCAATTTCGTCATCGACCCGCGCGTCAAGGGCACGATCACGCTGGTGTCGGAAAAATCGATCAGCAAGACACAGGCCTTCGGGCTGCTGGCCTCCGCGCTGCGCCTGCAGGGCTATGCGGTGGTCTCCGGCGACGGCTACGCGAAAGTGGTGCCGGAAGCGGACGCCAAGCTGCAATCCGTGCCGACCCAGGTGGGCAACGGCGCCAGCCAGGTGAAGGGCGACCAGATCGCCACCCAGGTGTTTTACCTGAACTACGAATCGTCGGCCAACCTGCTGGCCGTGCTGCGCCCCCTGATTTCGCCGAACAACACGATCAACGCCAACCCGGGTAACAACTCGCTGGTGATCACCGATTACGCGGATAACCTCAAGCGCCTGGCGAAGATCATCGCCGCGCTCGACGTGCCCGCCTCGACGGACCTGGACGTGATCCCCGTGCGCTATGCCATCGCGTCCGACCTGGCCTCGATGGTCAATAAACTGATGGAAGGCGGGAATGCGGGGGCCGCCGCAGGGGCTGACGCTGGCAAGGTCTCCGTGCTGGCCGACCCGCGCACCAATTCGCTGGTGCTGCGCGCGCCGTCGGCGGCGCGCGCCAACCTGGCCAAGTCGCTGATCTCGAAGCTGGATCAGCCCACCACGCAGCTGGGCAATGTACACGTGGTGTACCTCAAAAATGCGGACGCCACCAAGCTGGCGCAAACCCTGCGCTCGGTGGTGACGTCGGACGGCACGGCCGCCACGGCGCAGCAGGGCGTCGGCAACCAGAACACGAACAACCAGATCAGCCAGAACAACAGCGGCATGAACAGCACTGGCCTGGGCGGCAATACGCAAAGCGGCAGCACGGGCGGCGCTTCGCTGAACAACGCGCCGCAGCAGCTGTCGTCCGGCGGCGCGGCCGGTTTCATCCAGGCCGATGCGTCGACGAATACGCTGATTTTGACCTGCAACGAAGCCGTCTACCGTAACCTGCGCGCCGTGATCGACCAGCTCGACGTGCGCCGCGCCCAGGTCTACATCGAGGCGCTGATCGTTGAAGTGACGTCGTCCAAGGCGTCCGAATTCGGCGTGCAGTGGCTGGGACTGTCGGGTGACAGCACCAGCAATTACCGCGTGGGGGCGCTGCAGTCGTTCGCTTCGGGCACCAGCAACAACATCGCCTCCATCGCCACGGGCGGCGGCAAGGTTTTGCCGACGGGTGGCCTGACGGTCGGCATCTTCAAGCAGATCAACGGCGCGCTGGGCCTGGGCGCCGTGGCGCATGCGCTGGAGTCGGACGGCAATGCGAATATCCTGTCGACGCCGAACCTGATCACCCTGGACAATGAACTGGCGACCATCAAGGTGGGCCAGAACGTGCCTATCCTGACGGGCCAGTACACCAGCACGGCCGGCACCAATACGAACCCGTTCCAGACCATCGACCGCAAGGAAGTGGGCCTGACCCTGAAGGTGCGCCCGCAGATTTCCGAGGGCGGCACGATCAAGCTGGGTATCTATCACGAGACGTCGAGCGTGGACAAATCCACGTCGACGGCCGTCAGCGGCATCACCATCAACAACCGCGTGATCGAAAACAATGTGCTGGCTGACGATGGCCAGATCATCGTGCTGGGCGGCCTGATCGAGGACAGCACAGGCGACAACGCGGAAAAAGTGCGCGGCCTGGGCGACATTCCCCTGATCGGCAACCTGTTCAAGTACCAGACGCGCGAGCGCAAGAAAACCAACCTGATGATCTTCCTGCGCCCGGTCATCGTGCGCAACAAGGAGCAGAGCGGCAGCCTGGCGGCCGACCGCTACGACTACATGCGCTCGGCCGAGACGGCCGCCGTGCCGGCCACGGGCAACCTGATGCTGAAAGACCTCGGTACGCCTGTGCTGCCGGCCCTGCAGGATGGCCAGCCGGTGGGCGGCAACATGGTGACGCGTCCCGTGCCGCCGGCGCCGACGCCGCCGCCAGGCGCGCCGGCCAACGCGGCCACGCCGCCGCAGCCGCTGCTGCAGCAGTACCAGCAGCAACAGCCACAGAAGTGATGGGACAGCCATGAGCAATCTGCTTCCCTACGCCTACGCGCGCGATTTCGGCCTGCTGGCCCGGCCCGGCGCGGTCGATGGCGCCCCGGTCGACGTGCTGGTGGCCGCATCGACGGCGCCGGCGGCCATTGCCGAAGTGTCGCGCCGTTTCGGCCAGATTCAATTGACGGTGCTGCCGCGCGGCGAACTCGATGCGGCCATTGCCGGCGCCTACGCGGGCGGTGGCGGCGACGCCTCGCAGATGGCCGATGAATTCGACGCCGACCTCGATCTCACCAAGCTGTTGCAGGACGTGCCGGCCATCGAGGACTTGCTCGAATCGTCCGACGACGCGCCCGTCATCCGCATGATCAACGCGCTGCTCACGCAGGCGCTGCGCGAAGGCGCGTCCGATATCCACATCGAGCCGTTCGAGCAGACCTCCGTCGTGCGCTTCCGCATCGATGGCAGCCTGCGCGACGTGGTGCGCCCGCGCAAAGCCATCCACGGTTCGCTCATTTCGCGCATCAAGATCATGGCGCAGCTCGACATCGCCGAAAAGCGCTTGCCGCAGGACGGCCGCATCACCCTGCGCGTGGGCGGCAAGCCCGTCGACGTGCGCGTCTCGACCCTGCCCACCGGGCATGGCGAACGGGCCGTATTGCGCCTGCTTGACAAGGAAGCGGGCCGCCTCGATCTGCAGCACCTGGGCATGAGCGCGCCCATGCTGAAACAGTTCGATGGCCTGATCACGCAGCCGCACGGCATCGTGCTCGTCACCGGTCCCACCGGTTCGGGCAAGACGACGACCCTGTACGCGGCGCTGTCGATGCTCAACGCCACCACCACGAACATCCTGACGGTGGAAGACCCGATCGAGTACGACCTGGCCGGCGTGGGCCAGACGCAGGTCAATCCGCGCATCGACATGACCTTTGCCAAGGCGCTGCGGGCGATTTTGCGGCAAGATCCCGATGTGATCATGATCGGCGAGATCCGCGACCTGGAGACGGCGCAGATCGCGGTGCAGGCATCCTTGACGGGCCATCTGGTGCTGGCGACCCTGCACACGAACGACGCCTCGGCGGCCGTCACGCGCTTGCTGGACATGGGCATCGAGCCGTTCCTGCTGTCGTCCTCCTTGCTCGGTGTGCTGGCGCAGCGGCTGGTGCGCAAATTGTGCGGCTCCTGCAAGACCTTCGATGGTCAGTACTGGCAGGCGGTCGGCTGCGAGCAGTGCGGCCAGACCGGCTACCAGGGCCGCGTGGGCGTGTACGAGCTGCTGCGCACGACGGAGCAGATTCGCGCACAGATCCACAACCGCGCCTCGGAAGCTGAGGTGCGCGCCGTCGCCCTGCAGGACGGCATGACGAGCATGCGCGACGATGGCGAACGCTGGCTGCGCGACGGCACCACCACGCAGGCCGAGTTGCTGCGCGTGACCAAAGACTAGGCCCGCCACCATGCCCGCATTCCGTTATGAAGCCGTCGACGCTCAGGGCGCCACCCGCAAGGGCGTGCTCAATGCCGACAGTCCCCGTTCCGCGCGCGCCGAGCTGCGCGTGCAAGGCCTGGTGCCGCTGGCCGTCGAGCCGATCGCCGCCCAGGTCGACGCCGCCGGCGTCACCAAGCGGCGCGGCTTCGGCGAGCGCCTGTCCAGCACCGAGCTGGCCCTGTTTACGCGCCAGCTGGCCAGCCTGCTGGAAGCGGGCCTGCCGCTGGAGCAGGCGTTTTCCGCGCTGCTGGAACAGGCCGAGCGGCCGTATCTGCGCGACCTGATCGCCTCGATCCGTTCGGAAGTGATCGGCGGCGCCGCGTTTTCCGACGTGCTGGCGCGCCATCCGCGCGATTTCGCGGAAATCTACCGGGCGCTGGTGGCCTCGGGCGAGCAGATCGGCCATTTGTCGCGCGTGCTGTCGCGCCTGGCCGACTACATCGAGCGGCGCAATGCGCTGGTGCAGAAGGTCAAGCTGGCGTTTACCTATCCGGCCATCGTCACGGTGGTGGCGTTTTCCATCGTGATCTTCCTGCTTACCTACGTGGTGCCGCAGATCGTTTCCGTATTCGCCAACACCAAGCAGAAGCTGCCGCTGCTGACGGTGATCATGCTGGCGCTGTCGGACTTCGTGCGCCAGTACGGCATCGTCGTGGCGATTGCCCTCGTCGGCGCCTGGGTGGCCTGGCGCCGCGCGCTGCAGCAGCCGGCCTTGAAACGGCGCTGGCATACCTGGCTGCTGACGGCGCCCTTGTACGGCAAGTTCGAGCGCAGCCTGAATACGGCGCGTTTCGCCAGCACCCTGGCCATCACCACGGGCTCCGGCGTGCCGATCCTGCGCGCGCTCGACACCAGCCGCGATACCTTGACCAATGTGGCGATGCAGGAACTGGTGGCAGAAGCCAGCGGCGCCGTGCGCGAGGGCGTCAGCCTGGCGCGCGCGCTGTCGGCGCAAAAGCATTTTCCGCCCATGCTGATCCACATGATACGCGCGGGCGAAATCACGGGCGAGCTGCCGGCCATGCTGGAACGTGCCGCCAGTGCGCAGGAGCAGGACCTGGAACGCCGCACGCTGACCATCGCGGGCCTGCTGGAACCGGCCCTGATCCTGGCCATGGGCGTGGTGGTGCTGCTGATCGTGCTGGCCGTGCTGATGCCGATTATCGAAATCAATCAGCTCGTCAGATAAGAAACTCAAGGAAGCCATGAAGCGTTTGCCTCAATTTACAAGTTTGCTCGCCGTCGTGGCGCTGTCCGTGTCGCTGGCCTACTGGGCCATGCAGCTGCTCAAGGCGCCGCAGCGCCCCATCAATCCACCCGCCGTACCGGTGGTGCAGGATGCCAGCGTGGAGGCGGGCGCTTCGCTGTTTGGCGGCCAGGTCAGCGTGGCCACGGCCAGCAACTACCAGCTCAAGGGCGTGGTAGCGGCCGGCAATGGCCGTGGCAGCGTGGCCATCATCGCGACTGACGGCAAGCCGTCCGTGGCCTTGCCGGAAGGCGCCGAGGTGGAGCCCGGCGTGACGGTGCTGGAAGTGCATGCGCGCCATGTGCTGCTGCGCGATGGCGGCGTGAGCAAGCGCATCGACCTGGTGGCCGACGACAAGGCGCTGGCCTTGCCGGGGCAAGTGTCAGCCAGCCCGGCGCCTGCCCCTGCGCCGGCAACGAATCTGGTGCCGCCGCCGCTGCCGATGGAGCAGCAGCGTCCGGCGACCATGATGCCGGCGCCGCCGCAGGTGGGCAGCACCGGCACGCCGCCGTCAAATTGAGCTGATTTTCGGAATCACCCCATTACCACCATGCTGATGGCGACGTGCCGCCATCGCGACAGGAGTCCTCATGTTTTCGATTCGTGCCGTCCTGGCAGCAGGCTGCGTGGCGGCGCTGTGCGCCTTGCCGCAAGCCGGCGCCGCCGCTGATGTTCCCGCCGCCACCGTTGCCTCCGCTCCCGCGCTGGTCGCGCCTGCGTCCGTAGCGGCGCGCCCGCGCATTGCACTGGTGCTGTCGGGCGGCGGCGCGCGTGGTCTCGCGCATATCGGCGTATTGAAAGTGCTGCAGGAGCTGCATGTGCCGATCGACATGGTGGTGGGCACCAGCATGGGTGGCGTGGTGGGCGGCGCGTATGCGGCCGGCGCTTCCGTGGCGGACCTGGAAAAGATGGCGCGCGAGACCAATTGGGCGCGCGTGGTGGCCGACCGGCCACCGCGCGACGAACTGGCGTTCCGCCGCCGCGAGGAAGATTTATTGCTGCCGTCGCGCATCGAGTTTGGCATCAGCCGCAACGGCATCTCCACGCCGCCGGCCGCGGCCAGCAATGCGGCGCTGGAAATGGCGCTGAACCGCCTGCTGCCGGCCGGCATGCGCGACCGCCCCGCCAGCCAGCTGCCCTTGCCCTTCCGTTCGGTGGCGTCGGACCTGGTCAATGGCGAGCTGGTGGAACTGGTCGACACGCCGCTGTTCCTGTCGATGCGCGCCTCGCTGGCCGTGCCTGGCGTGTTTGCCCCCGTGCGCGTGAATAACCGCCTGGTAGTGGACGGGGGCCTGGTGCGCAACCTGCCCGTCGACATGGCGCGCGCCATGGGTGCCGACATCATCATCGCTGTCAACGTGGGCACGCCGCTGGCGCCGGAAAAAGACCTGGGCAGCGCCATCGGCGTGGCGCAGCAGATGCTGCAGATTCTCACGGAGCAGAACGTGCAGCGCTCGCTCAAGGAATTGCGTCCGCAGGATATCCTGGTGGCGCCGGATCTGACGGGCGTCAGCTTCCTCGATTTCGAAAACTATGCGCGCGCCATGCGCGCCGGCGAACAGGCGGCGCAGGCGCTGGCCGCCCGCCTGGCACCGCTGGCCCTGCCGCCGGAACAGTATGCGGCGCGCGAGCAGCTGCGCCTGGCGGCGCCGGCCTTGCTGGACGTGGCCCTGCCGCTCACGCGCCTGGCTGTGGAGAGCGAAGGCGACATCAATCCGCGCATCCTGCAGGCGCAATCGGGCCTGGTGGAAGGGCAGGCCGTCAGCCAGGAGGATGTACTCAAGGCGGCGGCCAGGCTGTATGGCCGGGGCGACGTGGCGCGCGTGGAGACGGACGTGGTCGATGCCGGCGACCAGCGCACGGTCAGCGTCAAGGCGGTCGAAGCGCCATGGGCCAGCAACCGCCTGCGCGTGGGCCTGGAGCTGTCCAGCGATTTCAGAGACAGCAACAGCTTCGCGCTGAAGCTGCTGCACGTGCGTTCGAATCTGAACAGCTGGGGTGGCGAATTGCGCAGCATGGCGCAGATCGGCAATGCGCGCGGCTATGGTGTGCAGTTCTGGCAGCCGCTGGGCGCAGGCAACCCGTGGTACATCGCGCCGCAGCTGCAATACACCTCGTCGGCGATGGATGTCTTCGACCAGGGCCGGCGCAGCGCGCGCGTGGCGTATAGCGGCCAGACGGCGGCGCTGGTGCTGGGACGCGAGTTCGGTACCTGGGGCGATTTGCAGTTCGGTGTCACGCGCACGGAGATCAAGGGCAAGCTGGCGATACCGGCCGATCCCACGCAGCCTGAGTCGCGTGGGCTGGGCACCACCCAGTTTGTCGAGTTCCGCGTCGATACGCTCGATTCGCCGGGCTTCCCCACGCGCGGCGCGCTGCTCGATGCGACCTGGACGCGCGCCTCGACCACGGGTTCGGGCGAGGCGGCGCTGGGCCGCTCTTCGCTGACGGCATTGAAGGCTTTCGGTTACGGCAACTGGGCCGGCCACGTGTATGGCGAATGGGCGCGCGCGCAGCGCGGCGAGGCACCACTCAGCCTGGGCGGCTTCCTGCGCCTGTCCGGCACGGATTCTCAATCGGTGAGCGGGCGCAGCATCGCCCTGGCGCGCGTGGTGATGGCGCGCCGCATCGCTTCCCTGCCCAGTACTCTCGGCGGCGCCGTGCGGGCCGGCTTTTCGCTGGAAATGGGCGGCGGCTTTGACCAGAACGAGCGCTGGAAATCCAGCAAGTTCACGCAGGCCAGCAGCGCCTTCATCTCCGTCGATACGCGTTTCGGCCCCGTGTACGTGGCCTCGGGCGCATCGAAGGGCGGCGAGAGCACCTTCTATCTGTTCCTGGGACCCGTTTGGTAGCCGGCGGCGGCCGTGCTGCGGCGCAGAGCCGTGAAGGCGGCAAATTCCCATGAGCGAAACCCCAGCAGCAGGGTAAAGCCATCGCGCTCGGCGGGCGCGAGGCGGCGGTCGTTCTGGTGCAGCCGCGCCAGTTCCTCGGCCAGCTGGCGGATCTTTTGCACCAGTTCC
Protein-coding sequences here:
- the gspF gene encoding type II secretion system inner membrane protein GspF, translating into MPAFRYEAVDAQGATRKGVLNADSPRSARAELRVQGLVPLAVEPIAAQVDAAGVTKRRGFGERLSSTELALFTRQLASLLEAGLPLEQAFSALLEQAERPYLRDLIASIRSEVIGGAAFSDVLARHPRDFAEIYRALVASGEQIGHLSRVLSRLADYIERRNALVQKVKLAFTYPAIVTVVAFSIVIFLLTYVVPQIVSVFANTKQKLPLLTVIMLALSDFVRQYGIVVAIALVGAWVAWRRALQQPALKRRWHTWLLTAPLYGKFERSLNTARFASTLAITTGSGVPILRALDTSRDTLTNVAMQELVAEASGAVREGVSLARALSAQKHFPPMLIHMIRAGEITGELPAMLERAASAQEQDLERRTLTIAGLLEPALILAMGVVVLLIVLAVLMPIIEINQLVR
- a CDS encoding type II secretion system protein N, translating into MRRLLGWLLAIIVSVCVTLLVFFPAGWVAGIVEKQTGGRLTLGDAQGTLWRGSAFIGGAASANGAVTPLLPGRFNWRISPSVLWGSADVELQNPQALSQPVNLRGSWSHWQVSPAALLLPADGLGGLGAPLNTVAPTGSMRLSWSTLQLALEQRQFSAVGRTTLQMTDMASRLSSLRPLGSYELDFDWQGQQATLTLRSIKGPLLLDGSGSLQQGRMQFSGQAQAAAGYEETLASLLNLLGQRRSNSEKNIIALEFRQ
- the gspM gene encoding type II secretion system protein GspM, which produces MSAAVNQARAALTRQQQAVQAFWAERTQQERKLLAIGGVVAGLALVYAVFFEPAWTGRIALQKSLPELRQNAAQLQALAREAGELARQAPVQVAPMSRDSIDASLKARGLAPQSLSLTGEYARVQLNGVPFASVMLWLDGLRREGRVAVQEAKITAQGKAGLVDASLTLHQSPGAAR
- the gspL gene encoding type II secretion system protein GspL, translated to MTILYIRHPARASIDSAPACSFVLAGDGGALLQQGSAPLGSLGQLIAGAKQVVLLLAAADVTLLRLKTPPLAGARLRAALPGLVEEHILGDAQDCLLAAGAPDAAGMRTVAVAQRAWAGVLVKALLAQGASKVVLLPSQLCLPLQPGSVTASLQAAGDGLELALRQAPQEGLGLVLPAQLQQALLTTRAFAGDVPLTVYVAQAELAQYQQLAAGMDGVTLESDHWAHWIAGAKGAGLDLAPALGTATGSATEWRRWRWPLRLALLAVIVNLAGMNIEWMRLKREAATVRTSMQQTFKAAYPNEAPVYGLEAEQMRRNIAAARLQSGQASMDDFTSMSAALGEALGGLAGRGVVASLEYRERSLIVTLKPDMVDASVQAQVRDGLAARKLALNETAPGVWKITPATGAKA
- a CDS encoding type II secretion system protein N, which codes for MKRLPQFTSLLAVVALSVSLAYWAMQLLKAPQRPINPPAVPVVQDASVEAGASLFGGQVSVATASNYQLKGVVAAGNGRGSVAIIATDGKPSVALPEGAEVEPGVTVLEVHARHVLLRDGGVSKRIDLVADDKALALPGQVSASPAPAPAPATNLVPPPLPMEQQRPATMMPAPPQVGSTGTPPSN
- the gspD gene encoding type II secretion system secretin GspD, producing MKKPSVSPHTFSLSLRRLSAAALLCCSVAGMPAPAWAAPGDEAALNFVGADIESVIKAVGHYTNINFVIDPRVKGTITLVSEKSISKTQAFGLLASALRLQGYAVVSGDGYAKVVPEADAKLQSVPTQVGNGASQVKGDQIATQVFYLNYESSANLLAVLRPLISPNNTINANPGNNSLVITDYADNLKRLAKIIAALDVPASTDLDVIPVRYAIASDLASMVNKLMEGGNAGAAAGADAGKVSVLADPRTNSLVLRAPSAARANLAKSLISKLDQPTTQLGNVHVVYLKNADATKLAQTLRSVVTSDGTAATAQQGVGNQNTNNQISQNNSGMNSTGLGGNTQSGSTGGASLNNAPQQLSSGGAAGFIQADASTNTLILTCNEAVYRNLRAVIDQLDVRRAQVYIEALIVEVTSSKASEFGVQWLGLSGDSTSNYRVGALQSFASGTSNNIASIATGGGKVLPTGGLTVGIFKQINGALGLGAVAHALESDGNANILSTPNLITLDNELATIKVGQNVPILTGQYTSTAGTNTNPFQTIDRKEVGLTLKVRPQISEGGTIKLGIYHETSSVDKSTSTAVSGITINNRVIENNVLADDGQIIVLGGLIEDSTGDNAEKVRGLGDIPLIGNLFKYQTRERKKTNLMIFLRPVIVRNKEQSGSLAADRYDYMRSAETAAVPATGNLMLKDLGTPVLPALQDGQPVGGNMVTRPVPPAPTPPPGAPANAATPPQPLLQQYQQQQPQK
- the gspE gene encoding type II secretion system ATPase GspE; translated protein: MSNLLPYAYARDFGLLARPGAVDGAPVDVLVAASTAPAAIAEVSRRFGQIQLTVLPRGELDAAIAGAYAGGGGDASQMADEFDADLDLTKLLQDVPAIEDLLESSDDAPVIRMINALLTQALREGASDIHIEPFEQTSVVRFRIDGSLRDVVRPRKAIHGSLISRIKIMAQLDIAEKRLPQDGRITLRVGGKPVDVRVSTLPTGHGERAVLRLLDKEAGRLDLQHLGMSAPMLKQFDGLITQPHGIVLVTGPTGSGKTTTLYAALSMLNATTTNILTVEDPIEYDLAGVGQTQVNPRIDMTFAKALRAILRQDPDVIMIGEIRDLETAQIAVQASLTGHLVLATLHTNDASAAVTRLLDMGIEPFLLSSSLLGVLAQRLVRKLCGSCKTFDGQYWQAVGCEQCGQTGYQGRVGVYELLRTTEQIRAQIHNRASEAEVRAVALQDGMTSMRDDGERWLRDGTTTQAELLRVTKD
- a CDS encoding patatin-like phospholipase family protein, whose protein sequence is MFSIRAVLAAGCVAALCALPQAGAAADVPAATVASAPALVAPASVAARPRIALVLSGGGARGLAHIGVLKVLQELHVPIDMVVGTSMGGVVGGAYAAGASVADLEKMARETNWARVVADRPPRDELAFRRREEDLLLPSRIEFGISRNGISTPPAAASNAALEMALNRLLPAGMRDRPASQLPLPFRSVASDLVNGELVELVDTPLFLSMRASLAVPGVFAPVRVNNRLVVDGGLVRNLPVDMARAMGADIIIAVNVGTPLAPEKDLGSAIGVAQQMLQILTEQNVQRSLKELRPQDILVAPDLTGVSFLDFENYARAMRAGEQAAQALAARLAPLALPPEQYAAREQLRLAAPALLDVALPLTRLAVESEGDINPRILQAQSGLVEGQAVSQEDVLKAAARLYGRGDVARVETDVVDAGDQRTVSVKAVEAPWASNRLRVGLELSSDFRDSNSFALKLLHVRSNLNSWGGELRSMAQIGNARGYGVQFWQPLGAGNPWYIAPQLQYTSSAMDVFDQGRRSARVAYSGQTAALVLGREFGTWGDLQFGVTRTEIKGKLAIPADPTQPESRGLGTTQFVEFRVDTLDSPGFPTRGALLDATWTRASTTGSGEAALGRSSLTALKAFGYGNWAGHVYGEWARAQRGEAPLSLGGFLRLSGTDSQSVSGRSIALARVVMARRIASLPSTLGGAVRAGFSLEMGGGFDQNERWKSSKFTQASSAFISVDTRFGPVYVASGASKGGESTFYLFLGPVW